From one Lolium rigidum isolate FL_2022 chromosome 4, APGP_CSIRO_Lrig_0.1, whole genome shotgun sequence genomic stretch:
- the LOC124708862 gene encoding nudix hydrolase 9-like gives MATDTPAAVAGPGTAYKLLLSCPAGLPRSRVSVKFDSSFDRIPHPDSSLEESIDEIWNQRLQENSSLYSGTKFRYGGHASHHNDEPNQEYSVSLHLGLTDYRTFVGTNLSPLWENFLVPSEDDSVCCQHMSNPLGNGAIVETSDQKIIVLQRSNNVGESPGYYVFPGGHSEPEEVGILAHQNDVEDVGRLIERVSDEIFDGIIREVVEETGVPASSLTAPIFIGVSRRELNVRPAAFFFIRCNIDSSTVIELYSRAQDGYESTKLYAVSAEELREMRQRLPGCHQGGFALYELMRNAAKKL, from the exons ATGGCCACAGACACACCCGCAGCGGTAGCCGGCCCCGGCACGGCGTATAAGCTCCTCCTCTCCTGCCCCGCAGGCCTCCCTCGATCCCGG GTCTCGGTGAAGTTTGATTCGTCGTTCGACCGGATCCCGCACCCAGATTCATCGTTGGAAGAGTCTATAGACGAG ATATGGAACCAGAGGCTCCAGGAGAACTCATCGCTGTACAGCGGCACAAAGTTTCGG TATGGAGGGCATGCCTCACACCACAACGATGAACCAAATCAGGAGTACTCTGTCTCACTTCATTTGGGTCTCACAGACTACAG GACATTTGTAGGAACAAATCTCAGTCCATTGTGGGAGAACTTTTTGGTCCCCTCTGAAG ATGACTCTGTGTGTTGCCAACACATGTCCAATCCACTGGGAAATGGCGCGATTGTTGAAACATCCGATCAAAAAATTATTGTACTGCAAAGGAGCAACAATGTGGGTGAATCTCCTGGCTACTATGTTTTTCCTGGAGGACATTCTGAG CCAGAAGAAGTTGGAATCTTGGCTCATCAAAATGATGTAGAAGATGTTGGTCGTCTCATTGAAAGAGTTTCTGATGAAATATTTGATGGAATTATTCGTGAGGTAGTTGAGGAAACTGGAGTTCCTGCTAGTTCCCTG ACTGCACCCATTTTCATTGGAGTTTCTCGCCGGGAACTGAATGTTAGGCCAGCAGCATTCTTTTTCATTAGATGCAACATTGATTCCAGTACTGTTATTGAGCTTTATTCTAGAGCCCAAGATGGCTATGAATCCACTAAGCTGTATGCAGTCTCAGCG GAGGAATTAAGAGAAATGAGACAGCGATTGCCTGGTTGCCACCAAGGGGGCTTTGCTCTCTATGAACTTATGAGGAACGCTGCAAAAAAATTGTGA